A region of Piscinibacter gummiphilus DNA encodes the following proteins:
- a CDS encoding globin family protein, with protein sequence MTPVQIDLVRQSAALIVPRSQQVAALFYDTLFTVDPSLQAMFRGDMTEQGKRLMTMIITAVRLLDDPDTLLPTLRILGARHLTYGVKPAHYDTVGQALLGTLALGLGEAFTPSVREAWIAMYGVVSRTMQEAASDAVVSDGA encoded by the coding sequence ATGACCCCCGTCCAGATCGACCTCGTGCGCCAGAGTGCCGCACTGATCGTGCCCCGCTCGCAGCAGGTCGCCGCCCTCTTCTACGACACGCTGTTCACCGTCGATCCGTCACTGCAGGCGATGTTCCGCGGCGACATGACCGAACAGGGCAAACGCCTGATGACGATGATCATCACCGCCGTTCGGCTGCTCGACGACCCCGACACGCTGCTGCCCACGCTGCGCATCCTCGGTGCGCGGCACCTCACGTACGGCGTCAAGCCCGCGCACTACGACACGGTGGGGCAGGCGCTGCTCGGCACGCTGGCGCTCGGCCTCGGCGAGGCGTTCACGCCGTCGGTGCGCGAGGCGTGGATCGCGATGTATGGGGTGGTGTCGCGCACGATGCAGGAAGCCGCGTCCGATGCGGTCGTGTCGGACGGCGCGTGA
- a CDS encoding AAA family ATPase, which produces MSASNDLVTVSPRGNIPIARMRSVYRVDDVGRRLDRLPDKEHETLRSTYERMLEKGPDRFQVKPAGLPAMDHLYDDLPNFTAVLDDVKRQLALCEDSRDALEITPLLLLGSPGIGKTHFARALSELLGTGMGFISMSSMTAGWVLSGASSQWKGARAGKVFETLVEGQYANPVMVVDEIDKAGGEHAYDPLGALYGLLEHDTAGSFIDEFAEVPIDASQVIWVATANDARSIPDPILNRMNVYDVLPPDREQARHIATKLYRSIRADHGWGSRFDPEPAADVLDRLSEMAPRDMRRAWMTAFGNAKLAKRDQVQPHDLPDMGSRRSPIGFMQ; this is translated from the coding sequence ATGAGCGCATCCAACGATCTGGTCACCGTGTCGCCCCGAGGCAACATCCCCATTGCCCGCATGCGAAGCGTCTACCGCGTCGACGACGTCGGCCGCCGGCTCGACCGCCTCCCCGACAAGGAACACGAAACCCTCCGTTCCACCTACGAGCGCATGCTCGAGAAGGGCCCCGACCGCTTCCAGGTCAAGCCCGCCGGCCTCCCGGCCATGGACCACCTCTACGACGACCTGCCCAACTTCACCGCCGTGCTCGACGACGTGAAGCGCCAGCTGGCCCTCTGCGAGGACAGCCGCGACGCCCTCGAGATCACCCCGCTGCTGCTGCTCGGCTCCCCCGGCATCGGCAAGACGCACTTCGCGCGGGCGCTGTCCGAACTGCTGGGCACCGGCATGGGGTTCATCTCCATGAGTTCCATGACCGCCGGCTGGGTGCTCTCGGGCGCCTCCAGCCAGTGGAAGGGGGCACGCGCCGGCAAGGTGTTCGAAACGCTGGTGGAAGGCCAGTACGCCAACCCCGTGATGGTGGTCGACGAGATCGACAAGGCCGGTGGCGAACACGCCTACGACCCGCTGGGCGCGCTCTACGGCCTGCTCGAGCACGACACGGCGGGCAGCTTCATCGACGAGTTCGCCGAAGTGCCCATCGACGCCAGCCAGGTCATCTGGGTGGCCACCGCCAACGACGCGCGGTCCATCCCCGACCCCATCCTGAACCGCATGAACGTCTACGACGTGCTGCCACCCGACCGCGAGCAGGCGCGCCACATCGCCACGAAGCTGTACCGCAGCATCCGCGCCGACCACGGCTGGGGCAGCCGCTTCGACCCCGAACCGGCGGCCGACGTGCTCGACCGCCTGAGCGAGATGGCCCCGCGCGACATGCGCCGCGCGTGGATGACCGCCTTCGGCAACGCGAAGCTCGCGAAGCGCGACCAGGTGCAGCCGCACGACCTGCCCGACATGGGATCGCGGCGCTCGCCCATCGGGTTCATGCAATGA
- a CDS encoding TauD/TfdA dioxygenase family protein, whose amino-acid sequence MSHAALTDALSITPLDAPLGASVTGLDLTRPVDDTTFRAVHRAHLDHHVLVFRDQRITPAQQIEFSRRFGRLEIHVLHQFLLPGHPEILIVSNIREDGKPIGLGDAGQYWHSDLSYKERPSLGSLLHAQELPSEGGDTLFANMHLAWDTLPADLQRRVEGLKAEHSYLAKYAEMQKRSPWRPDLSDEQKAQVRPALQPVVRTHPETGRKALFVSEHFTTRILGVSETESRELLDLLFAHSVKPEHLYRHAWQPHDMVFWDNRSVMHLAAGCPDHLRRKLHRTTIEGDVPA is encoded by the coding sequence ATGTCACACGCCGCCCTCACCGACGCCCTGTCGATCACCCCGCTCGACGCGCCGCTCGGCGCGTCCGTCACCGGCCTCGACCTGACCCGCCCGGTGGACGACACCACCTTCCGCGCCGTGCACCGCGCGCACCTCGATCACCACGTGCTGGTGTTCCGCGACCAGCGCATCACGCCGGCCCAGCAGATCGAGTTCAGCCGCCGCTTCGGCCGGCTGGAGATCCACGTGCTGCACCAGTTCCTGCTGCCCGGCCATCCCGAGATCCTCATCGTTTCCAACATCAGGGAAGACGGCAAACCCATCGGCCTCGGCGACGCCGGCCAGTACTGGCACTCGGACCTCTCGTACAAGGAACGCCCGAGCCTCGGCTCGCTGCTGCACGCGCAGGAGTTGCCGTCCGAAGGCGGCGACACGCTGTTCGCGAACATGCACCTCGCCTGGGACACGCTGCCCGCCGACCTCCAACGCCGTGTCGAAGGGTTGAAGGCCGAACACAGCTACCTCGCCAAGTACGCCGAGATGCAGAAGCGCAGCCCGTGGCGCCCCGACCTGTCCGACGAACAGAAGGCCCAGGTGCGTCCGGCCCTCCAGCCGGTCGTGCGCACGCACCCGGAGACCGGCCGCAAGGCGCTCTTCGTCAGCGAACACTTCACCACGCGCATCCTCGGCGTGAGCGAGACCGAGAGCCGCGAACTGCTCGACCTGCTGTTCGCGCACAGCGTGAAGCCCGAGCACCTGTACCGCCACGCCTGGCAGCCGCACGACATGGTGTTCTGGGACAACCGCTCGGTGATGCACCTCGCGGCCGGCTGCCCCGACCACCTGCGGCGCAAGCTCCACCGCACGACCATCGAAGGCGACGTGCCGGCCTGA
- a CDS encoding methionine ABC transporter ATP-binding protein, which translates to MGHVQTLEPASAPPLLRLDRVNKRFHLPDGTPFHAVRDVSLQVRAGDIFGLVGKSGAGKSTLLRTINLLERPDSGTVTVAGQDLTSLDKRALRSARQSIGMIFQQFNLLQNATVADNVAFPLRLHGGRTTAQIAARVRECLSIVDLTDKAGSHPAQLSGGQKQRVAIARALAPEPALLLCDEPTSALDAETTRSVLDTLSHINKTLGVTIVIVTHELSVVRRLCRHVAVIEQGAVAEQFAVAEEAGVLRRTVLGRELARLAASPEEARLLDRLEAAVA; encoded by the coding sequence ATGGGACACGTCCAGACCCTGGAGCCTGCCTCGGCCCCGCCGCTACTGCGCCTCGACCGCGTCAACAAGCGCTTCCACCTGCCCGACGGCACCCCGTTCCACGCCGTGCGCGACGTGTCGCTGCAGGTGCGCGCGGGCGACATCTTCGGCCTCGTGGGCAAGAGTGGCGCCGGCAAGTCCACGCTGCTGCGCACCATCAACCTGCTCGAACGTCCCGACTCCGGTACCGTCACCGTCGCCGGGCAGGACCTGACCTCGCTCGACAAGCGCGCGCTGCGTTCGGCACGGCAGTCCATCGGCATGATCTTCCAGCAGTTCAACCTGCTGCAGAACGCCACAGTGGCCGACAACGTCGCGTTCCCGTTGCGGCTGCACGGCGGGCGCACCACCGCGCAGATCGCCGCGCGCGTGCGCGAGTGCCTGTCGATCGTGGACCTCACCGACAAGGCTGGCAGCCACCCCGCGCAGCTGTCCGGCGGCCAGAAGCAGCGCGTGGCGATCGCCCGCGCGCTCGCGCCCGAACCCGCGCTGCTGCTGTGCGACGAGCCCACGTCGGCGCTCGACGCCGAGACCACGCGCAGCGTGCTCGACACGCTGAGCCACATCAACAAGACCCTCGGTGTGACCATCGTGATCGTGACTCACGAGCTGTCGGTGGTGCGCCGCCTGTGCCGCCACGTCGCGGTGATCGAGCAGGGTGCGGTGGCCGAGCAGTTCGCCGTGGCCGAGGAGGCCGGCGTGTTGCGCCGGACCGTGCTGGGCCGCGAACTCGCACGCCTGGCCGCATCGCCCGAGGAAGCCCGCCTGCTCGACCGCCTGGAGGCCGCCGTCGCATGA
- a CDS encoding methionine ABC transporter permease, whose amino-acid sequence MNFLSDNIVAVLPELGTAVGQTLLMLAIGLSAAVLLGGPMGVLLFLLSPGQSLEQRHTFRVLNWIVNTVRSFPFIILLVALVPFTRVIAGTSIGPVAAAVPLSFAAIPYFARLVEQCLRDVPRGVVEAAHAMGASELQIVWRVLVVEARSGLVLALTVLAISFLSYSAVAGVVGGGGIGDLAIRYGYYRFQTDVMVLTVAILVVLVQLIQFGGNTIARHLDKR is encoded by the coding sequence ATGAACTTCCTCTCCGACAACATCGTCGCCGTGCTGCCCGAGCTGGGCACGGCTGTGGGCCAGACGCTGCTGATGCTCGCCATCGGACTGTCCGCGGCCGTGCTGCTGGGCGGACCGATGGGGGTGCTGCTGTTCCTGCTGAGCCCCGGGCAGTCGCTGGAACAGCGCCACACGTTCCGCGTGCTGAACTGGATCGTGAACACCGTGCGGTCGTTCCCGTTCATCATCCTGCTCGTCGCCCTCGTGCCGTTCACCCGCGTGATCGCCGGCACGTCCATCGGGCCCGTGGCCGCGGCCGTGCCGCTCAGCTTCGCGGCCATCCCGTACTTCGCCCGCCTCGTGGAGCAGTGCCTGCGCGACGTGCCGCGCGGCGTGGTCGAGGCGGCCCATGCGATGGGCGCGTCCGAGCTGCAGATCGTGTGGCGCGTGCTGGTCGTCGAGGCCCGCTCGGGCCTGGTGCTCGCGCTCACCGTGCTCGCCATCAGCTTCCTGTCGTACTCGGCCGTGGCCGGGGTCGTGGGCGGCGGCGGCATCGGCGACCTCGCGATCCGCTACGGCTACTACCGCTTCCAGACCGACGTGATGGTGCTCACCGTCGCGATCCTCGTCGTGCTCGTGCAGCTGATCCAGTTCGGCGGCAACACGATCGCCCGCCACCTCGACAAACGCTGA
- a CDS encoding MetQ/NlpA family ABC transporter substrate-binding protein — protein sequence MTFARRSTLAALFALSATIALPSFAQEKKELVFGATAGPYADQIKVGIKPLLEKKGYRVKVVEFNDYIQPNHALAQGALDANAFQHIVYLTKFATENKLELSELLKVPTAPIAIYSKKHKSLGEVKDGATVALPNDPTNAARALVVLEQIGWVKLREGYDPIRASEKDVASNPKKLKLVPLEAAQLPRSLDDTDFSFVNGNFALASGLKLTEALALEKTSPTYQNLVAVRTADKDKPWVKDIADAYRSKEFLAVTEKNFAGFVKTEYQQGR from the coding sequence ATGACCTTCGCCCGCCGTTCCACCCTTGCCGCGCTGTTCGCGCTGTCCGCCACCATCGCGCTGCCCTCGTTCGCCCAGGAGAAGAAGGAACTCGTCTTCGGCGCCACCGCCGGCCCGTACGCCGACCAGATCAAGGTCGGCATCAAACCGCTGCTGGAGAAGAAGGGCTACCGCGTCAAGGTCGTCGAGTTCAACGACTACATCCAGCCGAACCACGCGCTGGCCCAGGGCGCGCTGGATGCCAACGCGTTCCAGCACATCGTCTACCTGACCAAGTTCGCCACCGAGAACAAGCTCGAGCTGAGCGAGCTGCTGAAGGTGCCCACCGCACCCATCGCGATCTACAGCAAGAAGCACAAGTCGCTCGGCGAGGTGAAGGACGGCGCCACCGTCGCGCTGCCGAACGATCCCACCAACGCGGCGCGTGCGCTCGTGGTGCTGGAGCAGATCGGCTGGGTCAAGCTGCGCGAGGGTTACGACCCGATCCGCGCGTCCGAGAAGGACGTGGCGTCGAACCCGAAGAAGCTCAAGCTCGTGCCGCTCGAAGCCGCGCAGCTGCCGCGTTCGCTGGACGACACCGACTTCTCGTTCGTCAACGGCAACTTCGCGCTGGCCTCGGGCCTCAAGCTCACCGAGGCCCTGGCCCTGGAGAAGACGAGCCCCACGTACCAGAACCTCGTGGCCGTGCGCACGGCCGACAAGGACAAGCCCTGGGTCAAGGACATCGCCGACGCCTACCGGTCGAAGGAGTTCCTCGCGGTCACCGAGAAGAACTTCGCCGGTTTCGTGAAGACCGAGTATCAGCAGGGCCGTTGA
- a CDS encoding hybrid sensor histidine kinase/response regulator, giving the protein MTEAGREVQRREEALALKAAIVDRALAALISMDADGRIVEFNPAAETLFGGRWREKRLGQVFGDVELPERVRPVYQAALRRLAEGEAPTPSGHRMELHALRGDGTEFPVDFVLWRTDAGGAPYFTASLVDASDRHHAAQQVGRQREALRQSEKLTAMGSLLAGVAHELNNPLAIVMGRASLLEEKCEDPELRADVLRIREAAERCGRIVRTFLNMARNRPAQRTPVDLNELVRAAADMLLYSFRTHGVELELAPGAALPPINADADQLGQVVLNLLINAQQALTGTPGPHRVRVSTGVEHRREGREPRVWLRVADNGPGVPPEFRSRIFEPFFTTKGEGMGTGLGLAVSRSVVIEHGGDLILEQSGAERGAIFRASLPISGMAIDDSGPVPLDEPEAPAPSRVLVVDDEPELASLMRDMLEQAGYEVATAESGGLALALLDEARFDAIVSDLRMPDMDGPGLWRAVVERHPLLAQRMLFVTGDTLSPDAREFLRTARCSALDKPFSKAGLLAGVKALLA; this is encoded by the coding sequence GTGACGGAAGCGGGGCGCGAGGTGCAGCGGCGCGAGGAGGCACTGGCGCTCAAGGCGGCCATCGTGGACCGCGCGCTGGCGGCCCTGATTTCCATGGACGCGGACGGCCGCATCGTCGAGTTCAACCCGGCCGCCGAAACCCTGTTCGGCGGCCGCTGGCGCGAGAAGCGGCTGGGCCAGGTGTTCGGCGACGTCGAACTGCCCGAGCGGGTGCGTCCCGTCTACCAGGCCGCGCTGCGCCGGCTCGCCGAGGGCGAGGCACCCACGCCCAGCGGCCACCGCATGGAACTGCACGCGCTGCGCGGCGACGGCACCGAGTTCCCGGTCGACTTCGTGCTGTGGCGCACCGATGCCGGCGGCGCCCCGTACTTCACGGCCTCGCTCGTCGACGCGAGCGACCGGCACCACGCCGCCCAGCAGGTGGGACGCCAGCGCGAGGCGTTGCGCCAGAGCGAGAAGCTCACCGCGATGGGCAGCCTGCTGGCGGGCGTGGCCCACGAGCTGAACAACCCGCTCGCCATCGTGATGGGCCGCGCCAGCCTGCTCGAGGAGAAGTGCGAGGACCCCGAGCTGCGTGCCGACGTGCTGCGCATCCGCGAGGCCGCGGAGCGCTGCGGCCGCATCGTGCGCACCTTCCTCAACATGGCGCGCAACCGCCCGGCCCAGCGCACGCCGGTCGACCTCAACGAGCTGGTGCGTGCCGCGGCCGACATGCTGCTCTACAGCTTCCGCACGCACGGGGTCGAACTCGAGCTCGCCCCGGGGGCCGCGCTGCCGCCCATCAACGCCGACGCCGACCAGCTCGGCCAGGTGGTGCTGAACCTGCTGATCAACGCCCAGCAGGCGCTGACGGGCACCCCGGGCCCCCACCGGGTGCGCGTGAGCACCGGCGTGGAGCACCGGCGCGAGGGCCGCGAGCCGCGCGTGTGGTTGCGCGTCGCCGACAACGGCCCCGGCGTGCCGCCCGAGTTCCGTTCGCGCATCTTCGAGCCGTTCTTCACGACGAAGGGCGAGGGCATGGGCACGGGCCTCGGCCTCGCGGTGTCGCGTTCGGTGGTGATCGAACACGGCGGCGACCTGATCCTCGAACAGTCCGGCGCCGAACGCGGCGCGATCTTCCGGGCAAGCCTGCCCATCAGCGGCATGGCCATCGACGACAGCGGCCCCGTGCCGCTCGACGAGCCCGAGGCTCCCGCGCCGTCGCGCGTGCTGGTGGTGGACGACGAACCCGAACTCGCGAGCCTGATGCGGGACATGCTGGAGCAGGCCGGCTACGAGGTGGCCACGGCCGAGTCCGGCGGCCTCGCGCTGGCGCTGCTGGACGAGGCCCGCTTCGACGCGATCGTGTCGGACCTGCGCATGCCCGACATGGACGGGCCGGGGCTGTGGCGCGCGGTGGTGGAGCGGCATCCGCTGCTCGCGCAGCGCATGCTGTTCGTCACCGGCGACACCCTGTCGCCCGACGCGCGGGAGTTCCTGCGCACGGCGCGGTGCAGTGCGCTGGACAAGCCGTTCTCGAAGGCCGGCTTGCTGGCGGGCGTCAAGGCGCTGCTGGCCTGA
- a CDS encoding acyl-CoA dehydrogenase family protein, whose protein sequence is MTLSSRPIEPPPLADRVEALAAALAATAIERDRAGGHARAERELIRESGLLTLTIPAAFGGDGAPFSTMLRIVRRLAEVDSALAHLLAFHHLQIAGIVLYGTTEQQETLLRGTVTHRWFWGNALNPLDKRAIAVDDREGGYVIEGVKSFSSGSVGSDRITISAWHEATQTALIAALPTDRRGVVVSPDWDAFGQRQTDSGTVSFDRVRVDAHELLQVPGAVATPRATLRSQVAQLILTNLYLGIATGAFEGARRYTLEQTKPWFASGVARAADDPVVQHRYGDLWLHIRPAAVLADEAAALLDAAIARGPSLTAAERGEVAVAGAEAKVLAHRAGLAVTSQLFELTGARSTSERLGLDRFWRNVRVHTLHDPVDYKLRDLGRHRLDGRVPDPTPYS, encoded by the coding sequence GTGACCTTGTCTTCCCGCCCCATCGAACCCCCGCCGCTCGCGGACCGTGTCGAGGCCTTGGCCGCCGCGCTCGCGGCCACCGCCATCGAACGTGACCGCGCCGGCGGCCATGCCCGCGCCGAACGCGAGTTGATCCGCGAGAGCGGCCTGCTGACGCTCACCATCCCCGCCGCGTTCGGCGGCGACGGCGCGCCGTTCTCGACGATGCTGCGGATCGTGCGCCGCCTCGCCGAGGTCGACAGCGCGCTCGCCCACCTGCTCGCGTTCCACCACCTGCAGATCGCGGGGATCGTGCTCTACGGCACGACCGAACAGCAGGAGACGCTGCTGCGTGGCACCGTCACGCACCGCTGGTTCTGGGGCAACGCACTGAACCCGCTCGACAAGCGGGCCATCGCGGTCGACGATCGGGAGGGCGGCTACGTCATCGAGGGTGTGAAGAGCTTCAGCTCGGGCTCGGTCGGCTCCGACCGCATCACCATCTCGGCGTGGCACGAGGCCACGCAGACCGCGCTGATCGCAGCCCTGCCCACCGACCGCCGCGGTGTCGTCGTGTCGCCCGACTGGGACGCCTTCGGCCAACGCCAGACCGACAGCGGCACGGTGAGCTTCGACCGCGTGCGGGTCGATGCCCATGAACTGTTGCAGGTCCCGGGCGCCGTGGCGACGCCGCGGGCCACGCTGCGCTCGCAGGTGGCCCAGCTGATCCTGACCAACCTGTACCTCGGCATCGCGACCGGCGCCTTCGAGGGAGCCCGCCGCTACACGCTGGAGCAGACGAAACCGTGGTTCGCGTCCGGTGTCGCGCGGGCCGCCGACGACCCCGTCGTGCAGCACCGCTACGGCGACCTGTGGCTGCACATCCGCCCCGCGGCCGTGCTGGCCGACGAGGCGGCGGCGCTGCTCGACGCCGCCATCGCGCGAGGGCCTTCGCTCACCGCGGCCGAACGCGGCGAGGTGGCCGTGGCCGGCGCCGAGGCGAAGGTGCTGGCGCACCGCGCGGGCCTGGCGGTGACGTCGCAGCTGTTCGAGCTGACCGGCGCGCGGTCCACGTCCGAACGCCTCGGGCTCGACCGCTTCTGGCGCAACGTGCGCGTGCACACGCTGCACGACCCCGTCGACTACAAGCTGCGCGACCTCGGCCGGCACCGGCTCGACGGCCGCGTGCCCGATCCCACCCCGTACTCGTGA